The following proteins are co-located in the Candidatus Binataceae bacterium genome:
- a CDS encoding CoA transferase — protein MTKAEFYRHARLDLTGPLAGVRVLEATTTAAGPICSATLADLGADVIKVEVPTGEVNRRLPPFYPGTNIGAINGNINRNKRSLSLDLRKPEGRDIFLKIAATSDIVVENFKKGTMTEWGVGYDNVRKVKPDVVYVSITGWGQFGPNSDRAGYDPIAQAASGWMSMNGNVEGPPVKAATAIGDEMGGLNGAIGAMAALIHRNRTGEGQHVDISLLEGLAGGAAGIPLAVAAMGIVPQRLGNEFGFAVPSNSYRCKDGWVYIAVLLDSHWKALAPILGHPELAEDPNFTNLLNRLANRDACNAMVAAWAAERTRLEAIEVLLKAGLAASPVNTYNEAAKDPHMIERDVLQPAKIEDGSIAIHSGPVAKFSRTPIRVRSGAPSIGQHNDEILGEIGIDAASRKRLKETAVI, from the coding sequence ATGACCAAAGCTGAGTTTTATCGTCATGCGCGCCTCGATCTTACGGGGCCGCTAGCAGGCGTGAGAGTGCTGGAAGCTACCACGACGGCCGCCGGACCAATCTGCTCCGCCACACTCGCCGATCTAGGTGCGGACGTAATCAAAGTGGAAGTACCAACCGGTGAAGTTAATCGCCGTTTGCCGCCCTTCTATCCCGGCACGAATATCGGTGCGATCAACGGGAATATCAACCGTAATAAGCGCAGCCTGAGCCTGGATCTGCGAAAGCCTGAGGGTCGCGACATCTTTCTCAAAATTGCCGCCACGTCGGATATCGTCGTGGAAAACTTCAAGAAGGGCACGATGACGGAGTGGGGCGTCGGCTACGACAATGTCCGCAAGGTTAAACCCGACGTCGTCTATGTCTCGATTACCGGCTGGGGACAATTCGGCCCAAATTCGGATCGCGCCGGATACGATCCAATTGCGCAGGCTGCCTCCGGTTGGATGTCGATGAACGGAAACGTCGAGGGCCCACCAGTCAAAGCTGCTACGGCGATCGGCGACGAAATGGGCGGACTCAATGGAGCAATCGGCGCGATGGCGGCGCTGATCCATCGCAATCGCACTGGCGAGGGGCAGCATGTCGACATCTCGCTGCTGGAAGGTCTTGCAGGCGGAGCGGCCGGAATCCCGCTGGCAGTGGCGGCGATGGGAATCGTGCCGCAGCGGCTGGGCAACGAGTTTGGATTCGCGGTGCCGTCGAATTCTTATCGATGCAAGGATGGATGGGTGTATATCGCAGTGCTACTCGATTCTCACTGGAAGGCGCTGGCACCGATACTCGGACATCCGGAACTGGCCGAAGATCCGAACTTTACGAACCTGCTGAATCGATTGGCGAATCGGGACGCTTGCAACGCGATGGTCGCCGCCTGGGCGGCCGAACGTACGCGCTTGGAGGCGATTGAGGTGTTGCTGAAGGCGGGACTCGCTGCGAGTCCTGTCAACACATACAACGAAGCGGCCAAGGATCCGCACATGATTGAACGCGACGTCCTGCAGCCGGCCAAGATCGAAGACGGCTCAATCGCGATTCACAGTGGACCGGTCGCGAAGTTCTCCCGCACACCAATACGCGTGCGAAGCGGCGCTCCTTCGATCGGCCAACACAACGACGAGATTCTCGGTGAGATCGGAATCGACGCGGCGTCGCGAAAGCGCCTCAAGGAAACTGCAGTGATATAG
- a CDS encoding IS110 family transposase, whose protein sequence is MEEVRRFVGIDVAKAALDVFIGSAAKAFTVANDEVGIRDLVSQLGPADFVILEATGGLETPVASALAAAGIAVAIVNPRQVRDFARATGRLAKTDRLDAEVLARFGEAVRPEARPLADEQAQALEALVSRRRQLVEMLTAEKNRRARGPKVLHRSIDEHIRWLEKRLSAFDDELGELIRNTPLWRERDELLRSMPGVGKVLSSTLLAQLPELGMLNRKQIAALAGLAPFNRDSGSMRGSRCIWGGRAQVRRVLYMATVAGVRCNPTLRTFYLRLRANGKHAKPALTACMRKFLVILNAMLHNKTHWQTPALISTTAPFSPLLGAVSQYGCC, encoded by the coding sequence ATGGAAGAGGTGAGACGGTTTGTCGGTATCGACGTCGCCAAGGCGGCACTGGACGTGTTTATCGGGTCCGCCGCAAAGGCTTTTACAGTGGCTAATGACGAGGTCGGTATCAGGGATTTAGTCAGCCAGCTCGGGCCGGCTGACTTTGTTATTCTTGAAGCGACCGGTGGCTTGGAAACGCCTGTCGCCAGCGCACTGGCGGCTGCGGGGATCGCAGTGGCGATAGTTAATCCACGCCAAGTGCGAGACTTTGCCCGTGCCACCGGCAGACTGGCCAAGACCGACCGGCTCGATGCCGAAGTGCTGGCGCGGTTCGGTGAAGCGGTTCGACCAGAAGCACGGCCGTTAGCCGACGAACAGGCCCAGGCGCTCGAAGCACTGGTTAGCCGGCGGCGCCAGTTGGTCGAGATGCTAACGGCGGAGAAGAATCGCCGGGCCCGAGGCCCAAAGGTTTTACACCGCAGCATCGATGAGCACATCCGGTGGTTAGAAAAGCGACTTTCGGCGTTCGACGATGAACTCGGCGAGTTGATCCGCAATACGCCCCTGTGGCGCGAGCGCGACGAGTTGCTGCGTTCGATGCCCGGCGTCGGCAAGGTGCTCTCCAGTACTCTGCTCGCACAGCTGCCTGAACTCGGAATGCTTAACCGCAAGCAGATCGCCGCACTGGCCGGTCTGGCCCCATTTAACCGCGACAGTGGAAGCATGCGCGGCAGCCGCTGTATCTGGGGTGGACGCGCTCAGGTCCGGCGCGTCTTGTACATGGCAACGGTGGCGGGAGTTCGCTGCAATCCCACCCTCAGAACCTTCTATCTGCGGCTGCGCGCCAATGGTAAACACGCCAAGCCCGCGCTCACCGCCTGCATGCGCAAATTCCTCGTCATTCTCAACGCCATGCTTCACAACAAAACCCACTGGCAAACGCCTGCGCTCATCTCCACTACTGCTCCCTTTTCTCCCCTCCTGGGCGCGGTTTCCCAATACGGTTGCTGCTAG